In Helianthus annuus cultivar XRQ/B chromosome 8, HanXRQr2.0-SUNRISE, whole genome shotgun sequence, a single genomic region encodes these proteins:
- the LOC118481275 gene encoding uncharacterized protein LOC118481275 isoform X2, whose protein sequence is MSEEHQEAPVSEEGPVPVLRWDLGLFEQIVRSFRFPPEWDARYPAQGQTAADAPPGYITLFEDFFLQGNFRLPATNFFGSILSYYKFHISQLSPPGMVRVRHFEFLCQSHGIEPTVNKFRVFYQLQRTMGFFSFASRGTAKKILLNPPKSFHDWKPKFFFIREEVLPIAMPFREWTEVIPKEDLPIPKSAQWYQQLTATPNRVFGENVLVAAKMSDQWSPSSRELPVLKIGDQETQLYQAAFPAFGGSMGVRPLRDDEEGWYDQIKGNFMFPPADAFASPPDATEGVLRDLGVDPEEKKKKPSKKKKKADVEVTSKGPGASRATTAAVKAMGKTGAGGSKGSGSAGSRNPDADATPSQPEDEEEEEEETAPLIGRKRGRSEATTGMASAPVSVVIPVVGKKSKLRSLYQFSPEIKKKTPEKGVKFVEPSTKRPKVATEPSDSAALDAAKTAEAQRKAEEDRRKEESRIAAQKKAEERKRKEEEEKKRKEEEERKLEAERKRKAEEERKLREEADRQRKAEEARKERAADQSSVQGQSGVPKPPPAAPIVTSKGLGRYVSSGASSGGAGGYNPNVIGAKDTVGDIYYKTYTEEERGDAPHQAPWSLRQKDTFVEFGPSRDWYLNQFTPGEVNRQKAKPHEMLYRTYILAEANARSANHQIVREWRTMVRERADWEAYRERVLKRVGEFEKAKATFDEEKAKFEADRKAEEWGREGLQKKLHNVEEQLAKEKAEFKRICAQDNERTYALRQKIVGLEATVADLTSKVEEAQGEKTAKQQMEVELTEAKVQLSNKDKDLHAKDVEIAELKRRLNEQIDRCESLEIDLEAEKVKATDAEEARAVSTAALNVAQTNYSEAQGIVDTLVSEAEWMRTRGIVLVANSILNAGELDRAVAALTDAARAVGHRGGYLECADHVERMLGQEFDTSHCSVTEQADAALASAENSYDNLSLPIMDLVVSALKKDDWCQRLKAILDPPITVESSDEEAAGDDGGGDDDGDDGEGNEDDDGEKKEDK, encoded by the exons ATGAGTGAAGAACATCAAGAAGCTCCTGTTAGTGAGGAGGGGCCAGTCCCAGTCCTGAGATGGGACTTAGGTTTATTCGAACAGATCGTTCGAAGTTTTAGGtttccaccggagtgggatgcccggTACCCTGCTCAGGGTCAGACCGCGGCTGATGCCCCACCCGGTTACATTACTTTGTTCGAAGACTTCTTCCTTCAAGGAAACTTCCGGCTGCCGGCGACTAACTTCTTTGGTAGCATATTGTCCTACTACAAGTTTCATATTTCGCAGTTAAGCCCACCTGGGATGGTGAGGGTGAGGCACTTTGAGTTCTTGTGTCAATCTCACGGCATTGAGCCGACGGTGAATAAGTTTCGTGTCTTCTATCAACTGCAAAGAAcaatggggttcttttcttttgCTAGCCGTGGTACGGCTAAGAAGATTTTGTTGAATCCTCCCAAGAGTTTCCACGACTGGAAACCCAAGTTCTTCTTCATCCGGGAGGAAGTCTTGCCAATAGCTATGCCGTTTAGGGAATGGACCGAGGTTATACCAAAGGAGGACCTTCCTATACCGAAGTCTGCTCAGTGGTATCAGCAGCTTACCGCAACCCCTAACCGGGTATTTGGGGAGAATGTTCTGGTTGCTGCcaagatgagtgaccagtggtcacctaGTAGCAGGGAACTCCCGGTCTTGAAGATCGGGGATCAAG AGACGCAACTCTATCAGGCTGCCTTCCCAGCCTTTGGTGGCTCCATGGGCGTTCGCCCTCTGCGCGATGATGAGGAAGGCTGGTATGACCAGATAAAGGGGAACTTCATGTTTCCTCCTGCTGACGCCTTCGCCTCGCCGCCGGATGCAACTGAAG gtgtgttgcgcgatcTGGGGGTTGAcccagaggagaagaagaagaaaccttcgaagaagaaaaagaaggcgGATGTTGAAGTGACCAGCAAGGGTCCTGGCGCCAGTCGCGCAACTACTGCTGCTGTCAAAG CTATGGGAAAGACTGGCGCTGGTGGGTCAAAGGgctctgggagcgcgggttctcgtaacccgGATGCTGACGCAACTCCATCTCAACCtgaggatgaagaagaagaggaagaagagactGCCCCGTTGATTGGAAGAAAGAGGGGTAGAAGCGAGGCGACAACTGGTATGGCCTCTGCGCCTGTTTCagttgttattcccgttgttgGGAAGAAGAGCAAGTTGCGCTCGTTATACCAGTTTTCTCCTG agatcaagaagaagacccctgaaaagGGGGTTAAGTTTGTTGAACCCAGCACGAAAAGACCTAAGGTTGCCACTGAACCTTCCGATTCTGCTGCGCTTGATGCTGCGAAAACTGCTGAAGCGCAGCGAAAGGCAGAAGAGGATCGGAGGAAAGAAGAGAGTAGGATTGCTGCGCAGAAGAAGGCTGAAGAGCGAAAGCgcaaagaagaggaagagaaaaagaggaaggaggaggaggagagaaAGCTGGAGGCGGAGAGGAAGAGGAAGGCGGAAGAGGAGAGAAAGCTGAGGGAGGAGGCGGATAGGCAGAGGAAGGCGGAAGAGGCGAGGAAAGAAAGAGCTGCCGATCAGTCTTCTGTTCAAGGGCAGTCTGGTGTCCCAAAACCTCCCCCTGCTGCGCCGATTGTTACCTCTAAGGGGTTAGGGCGCTATGTGTCTAGTGGTGCAAGCTCTGGAGGAGCTGGGGGCTATAACCCCAATGTGATAGGTGCGAAGGATACCGTCGGGGACATATATTATAAAACTTATACTGAAGAGGAACGTGGTGATGCTCCTCATCAAGCCCCTTGGAGCTTAAGGCAGAAGGATACGTTTGTTGAATTTGGTCCTTCTCGCGATTGGTACTTGAACCAATTCACTCCTGGCGAAGTTAACCGTCAAAAGGCGAAGCCGCATGAAATGTTGTATCGCACTTACATTCTTGCCGAGGCCAACGCTCGATCTGCTAACCATCAGATAGTTCGTGAATGGCGAACAATGGTCAGAGAGCGCGCCGACTGGGAGGCTTACCGAGAACGTGTGCTAAAACGTGTTGGTGAATTTGAGAAGGCTAAGGCCACATTTGATGAGGAGAaagccaagtttgaggctgatAGGAAAGCTGAAGAGTGGGGTCGCGAGGGCCTGCAAAAGAAACTTCATAATGTGGAagagcaactggccaaggagaaggccgagttcaaGCGTATATGCGCTCAAGACAACGAGCGTACTTATGCTCTACGCCAGAAGATCGTTGGTCTTGAGGCTACAGTTGCGGACTTGACCTCAAAGGTGGAGGAAGCGCAGGGTGAAAAAactgccaagcagcagatggag GTTGAGCTGACTGAAGCCAAGGTGCAATTGTCTAACAAGGACAAGGATCTCCATGCCAAGGACGTTGAGATAGCGGAACTCAAGCGTCGCTTGAATGAGCAAATCGACAGATGCGAGTCTTTGGAGATTGACCTTGAGGCTGAGAAGGTCAAGGCCACCGATgctgaggaggcgcgtgctgtCAGCACTGCGGCGCTTAACGTGGCTCAGACAAATTATTCTGAGGCCCAAGGCATTGTGGACACGCTTGTTTCTGAAGCAGAATGGATGCGCACTCGGGGAATAGTGCTG gttgccaactccatccTGAACGCCGGCGAGCTAGATCGCGCTGTTGCTGCTCTTACGGATGCGGCGCGTGCAGTTGGTCATCGAGGAGGTTACCTGGAGTGTGCTGATCACGTTGAGCGAATGCTGGGACAAGAATTCGATACAAGTCATTGCTCAGTGACGGAACAAGCTGATGCTGCGCTGGCCAGTGCTGAGAACTCATATGACAACCTCTCCTTGCCCATCATGGACTTGGTTGTTAGTGCCTTAAAAAAGGATGATTGGTGTCAGCGCCTCAAGGCGATCCTTGATCCACCGATTACTGTTGAATCATCTGATGAGGAAGCAGCTGGTGATGATGGCGGAGGTGATGACGATGGCGACGATGGTGAAGGGaacgaagatgatgatggtgagaaGAAAGAAGACAAATAG
- the LOC118481275 gene encoding uncharacterized protein LOC118481275 isoform X1 encodes MSEEHQEAPVSEEGPVPVLRWDLGLFEQIVRSFRFPPEWDARYPAQGQTAADAPPGYITLFEDFFLQGNFRLPATNFFGSILSYYKFHISQLSPPGMVRVRHFEFLCQSHGIEPTVNKFRVFYQLQRTMGFFSFASRGTAKKILLNPPKSFHDWKPKFFFIREEVLPIAMPFREWTEVIPKEDLPIPKSAQWYQQLTATPNRVFGENVLVAAKMSDQWSPSSRELPVLKIGDQETQLYQAAFPAFGGSMGVRPLRDDEEGWYDQIKGNFMFPPADAFASPPDATEGVLRDLGVDPEEKKKKPSKKKKKADVEVTSKGPGASRATTAAVKGTLRLRQRDLDDYVIISDSYEGLSYAAMGKTGAGGSKGSGSAGSRNPDADATPSQPEDEEEEEEETAPLIGRKRGRSEATTGMASAPVSVVIPVVGKKSKLRSLYQFSPEIKKKTPEKGVKFVEPSTKRPKVATEPSDSAALDAAKTAEAQRKAEEDRRKEESRIAAQKKAEERKRKEEEEKKRKEEEERKLEAERKRKAEEERKLREEADRQRKAEEARKERAADQSSVQGQSGVPKPPPAAPIVTSKGLGRYVSSGASSGGAGGYNPNVIGAKDTVGDIYYKTYTEEERGDAPHQAPWSLRQKDTFVEFGPSRDWYLNQFTPGEVNRQKAKPHEMLYRTYILAEANARSANHQIVREWRTMVRERADWEAYRERVLKRVGEFEKAKATFDEEKAKFEADRKAEEWGREGLQKKLHNVEEQLAKEKAEFKRICAQDNERTYALRQKIVGLEATVADLTSKVEEAQGEKTAKQQMEVELTEAKVQLSNKDKDLHAKDVEIAELKRRLNEQIDRCESLEIDLEAEKVKATDAEEARAVSTAALNVAQTNYSEAQGIVDTLVSEAEWMRTRGIVLVANSILNAGELDRAVAALTDAARAVGHRGGYLECADHVERMLGQEFDTSHCSVTEQADAALASAENSYDNLSLPIMDLVVSALKKDDWCQRLKAILDPPITVESSDEEAAGDDGGGDDDGDDGEGNEDDDGEKKEDK; translated from the exons ATGAGTGAAGAACATCAAGAAGCTCCTGTTAGTGAGGAGGGGCCAGTCCCAGTCCTGAGATGGGACTTAGGTTTATTCGAACAGATCGTTCGAAGTTTTAGGtttccaccggagtgggatgcccggTACCCTGCTCAGGGTCAGACCGCGGCTGATGCCCCACCCGGTTACATTACTTTGTTCGAAGACTTCTTCCTTCAAGGAAACTTCCGGCTGCCGGCGACTAACTTCTTTGGTAGCATATTGTCCTACTACAAGTTTCATATTTCGCAGTTAAGCCCACCTGGGATGGTGAGGGTGAGGCACTTTGAGTTCTTGTGTCAATCTCACGGCATTGAGCCGACGGTGAATAAGTTTCGTGTCTTCTATCAACTGCAAAGAAcaatggggttcttttcttttgCTAGCCGTGGTACGGCTAAGAAGATTTTGTTGAATCCTCCCAAGAGTTTCCACGACTGGAAACCCAAGTTCTTCTTCATCCGGGAGGAAGTCTTGCCAATAGCTATGCCGTTTAGGGAATGGACCGAGGTTATACCAAAGGAGGACCTTCCTATACCGAAGTCTGCTCAGTGGTATCAGCAGCTTACCGCAACCCCTAACCGGGTATTTGGGGAGAATGTTCTGGTTGCTGCcaagatgagtgaccagtggtcacctaGTAGCAGGGAACTCCCGGTCTTGAAGATCGGGGATCAAG AGACGCAACTCTATCAGGCTGCCTTCCCAGCCTTTGGTGGCTCCATGGGCGTTCGCCCTCTGCGCGATGATGAGGAAGGCTGGTATGACCAGATAAAGGGGAACTTCATGTTTCCTCCTGCTGACGCCTTCGCCTCGCCGCCGGATGCAACTGAAG gtgtgttgcgcgatcTGGGGGTTGAcccagaggagaagaagaagaaaccttcgaagaagaaaaagaaggcgGATGTTGAAGTGACCAGCAAGGGTCCTGGCGCCAGTCGCGCAACTACTGCTGCTGTCAAAGGTACGCTTCGCCTCCGGCAACGTGACTTAGACGATTACGTGATAATCAGTGACTCTTATGAAGGTTTATCATATGCAGCTATGGGAAAGACTGGCGCTGGTGGGTCAAAGGgctctgggagcgcgggttctcgtaacccgGATGCTGACGCAACTCCATCTCAACCtgaggatgaagaagaagaggaagaagagactGCCCCGTTGATTGGAAGAAAGAGGGGTAGAAGCGAGGCGACAACTGGTATGGCCTCTGCGCCTGTTTCagttgttattcccgttgttgGGAAGAAGAGCAAGTTGCGCTCGTTATACCAGTTTTCTCCTG agatcaagaagaagacccctgaaaagGGGGTTAAGTTTGTTGAACCCAGCACGAAAAGACCTAAGGTTGCCACTGAACCTTCCGATTCTGCTGCGCTTGATGCTGCGAAAACTGCTGAAGCGCAGCGAAAGGCAGAAGAGGATCGGAGGAAAGAAGAGAGTAGGATTGCTGCGCAGAAGAAGGCTGAAGAGCGAAAGCgcaaagaagaggaagagaaaaagaggaaggaggaggaggagagaaAGCTGGAGGCGGAGAGGAAGAGGAAGGCGGAAGAGGAGAGAAAGCTGAGGGAGGAGGCGGATAGGCAGAGGAAGGCGGAAGAGGCGAGGAAAGAAAGAGCTGCCGATCAGTCTTCTGTTCAAGGGCAGTCTGGTGTCCCAAAACCTCCCCCTGCTGCGCCGATTGTTACCTCTAAGGGGTTAGGGCGCTATGTGTCTAGTGGTGCAAGCTCTGGAGGAGCTGGGGGCTATAACCCCAATGTGATAGGTGCGAAGGATACCGTCGGGGACATATATTATAAAACTTATACTGAAGAGGAACGTGGTGATGCTCCTCATCAAGCCCCTTGGAGCTTAAGGCAGAAGGATACGTTTGTTGAATTTGGTCCTTCTCGCGATTGGTACTTGAACCAATTCACTCCTGGCGAAGTTAACCGTCAAAAGGCGAAGCCGCATGAAATGTTGTATCGCACTTACATTCTTGCCGAGGCCAACGCTCGATCTGCTAACCATCAGATAGTTCGTGAATGGCGAACAATGGTCAGAGAGCGCGCCGACTGGGAGGCTTACCGAGAACGTGTGCTAAAACGTGTTGGTGAATTTGAGAAGGCTAAGGCCACATTTGATGAGGAGAaagccaagtttgaggctgatAGGAAAGCTGAAGAGTGGGGTCGCGAGGGCCTGCAAAAGAAACTTCATAATGTGGAagagcaactggccaaggagaaggccgagttcaaGCGTATATGCGCTCAAGACAACGAGCGTACTTATGCTCTACGCCAGAAGATCGTTGGTCTTGAGGCTACAGTTGCGGACTTGACCTCAAAGGTGGAGGAAGCGCAGGGTGAAAAAactgccaagcagcagatggag GTTGAGCTGACTGAAGCCAAGGTGCAATTGTCTAACAAGGACAAGGATCTCCATGCCAAGGACGTTGAGATAGCGGAACTCAAGCGTCGCTTGAATGAGCAAATCGACAGATGCGAGTCTTTGGAGATTGACCTTGAGGCTGAGAAGGTCAAGGCCACCGATgctgaggaggcgcgtgctgtCAGCACTGCGGCGCTTAACGTGGCTCAGACAAATTATTCTGAGGCCCAAGGCATTGTGGACACGCTTGTTTCTGAAGCAGAATGGATGCGCACTCGGGGAATAGTGCTG gttgccaactccatccTGAACGCCGGCGAGCTAGATCGCGCTGTTGCTGCTCTTACGGATGCGGCGCGTGCAGTTGGTCATCGAGGAGGTTACCTGGAGTGTGCTGATCACGTTGAGCGAATGCTGGGACAAGAATTCGATACAAGTCATTGCTCAGTGACGGAACAAGCTGATGCTGCGCTGGCCAGTGCTGAGAACTCATATGACAACCTCTCCTTGCCCATCATGGACTTGGTTGTTAGTGCCTTAAAAAAGGATGATTGGTGTCAGCGCCTCAAGGCGATCCTTGATCCACCGATTACTGTTGAATCATCTGATGAGGAAGCAGCTGGTGATGATGGCGGAGGTGATGACGATGGCGACGATGGTGAAGGGaacgaagatgatgatggtgagaaGAAAGAAGACAAATAG